A stretch of Halanaerobiaceae bacterium ANBcell28 DNA encodes these proteins:
- a CDS encoding DUF624 domain-containing protein, with product MDNDFFNSDGTLFKVFEWVSRLVFLNLLWIFFTILGLGIFGFMPATLATFSQIYKWLDGKNNIKLLKEFWKDYKASFIRINLIGFVMIIIAFILYIDLSYFQERTGILFSFLTIIVWLLIFFYIFVFIYMFPIFLKYDLKIYYILKNALFFVFITPKETVQMILALILPLIFFRYLPSLLPFLGVSLPIFLISWVSNKTLYKVEEKVRQNN from the coding sequence ATGGATAACGATTTTTTTAATAGTGATGGCACTCTTTTTAAAGTTTTTGAATGGGTAAGTAGACTGGTATTTCTTAATCTTTTGTGGATTTTCTTTACTATTTTAGGATTGGGCATATTTGGTTTTATGCCTGCAACCCTTGCTACATTTAGCCAAATATATAAATGGCTAGACGGTAAAAACAATATAAAATTATTAAAAGAATTTTGGAAGGATTATAAAGCAAGCTTTATAAGAATAAATTTAATTGGCTTTGTAATGATTATAATAGCTTTTATATTATATATAGACTTAAGCTATTTTCAGGAAAGGACCGGGATCCTCTTTTCTTTTTTAACCATAATAGTCTGGTTATTAATATTCTTTTATATTTTTGTTTTCATATATATGTTCCCGATTTTTTTAAAGTATGATCTTAAAATTTATTATATTTTAAAAAATGCTCTCTTTTTTGTTTTTATAACCCCTAAGGAAACAGTACAAATGATTCTTGCATTAATCTTACCATTAATATTTTTTAGATATTTGCCAAGTTTATTGCCTTTTTTAGGTGTTAGTTTACCAATTTTCTTAATATCCTGGGTTTCAAATAAGACTCTTTACAAGGTAGAGGAGAAAGTCCGACAAAACAATTAA
- a CDS encoding glycoside hydrolase family 130 protein: MNKKVKIIGESLTNIPWEDKPDGCKDPVWRYSKNPIIPRDLLATSNSIFNSAVVPFEGEFAGVFRVDNKARDMQIHAGRSKDAINWKLEEEAIDFIFDDPEIGESWYKYDPRVVKIEDTYYIIWCNGYHGPTIGLGYTTDFKNFYQLENAFLPFNRNGVLFPRKINGKYVMLSRPSDNGHTPFGDIFLSESPDLVHWGKHRFVMGTTGGWQSTKIGPGPAPIETNEGWLMIYHGVLTSCNGYVYSMGAALLDIDEPWKVKYRTKPYFLSPQTEYECVGDVPNVAFPCAALSDADTGRIVIYYGGADTVVAIAFTTVDELVNYTKENSL, encoded by the coding sequence ATGAATAAAAAAGTAAAAATTATAGGAGAATCACTAACTAATATTCCCTGGGAGGATAAACCTGATGGCTGTAAAGATCCTGTTTGGCGTTATAGTAAAAACCCTATTATACCAAGGGATTTATTAGCGACTTCAAATAGTATCTTCAACAGTGCTGTTGTTCCATTTGAAGGAGAGTTTGCTGGTGTTTTTCGTGTAGATAACAAAGCTAGAGATATGCAGATTCATGCAGGTAGGAGTAAGGATGCAATTAACTGGAAATTAGAAGAAGAAGCAATTGATTTTATATTTGATGACCCAGAAATTGGTGAGTCATGGTATAAATATGATCCTAGAGTAGTTAAAATAGAAGATACATATTATATTATCTGGTGTAATGGTTATCATGGTCCAACTATAGGTCTTGGCTACACTACTGACTTTAAGAATTTTTATCAATTAGAAAATGCTTTTTTACCTTTTAATAGAAATGGTGTTTTGTTCCCTAGAAAAATAAATGGAAAATATGTAATGTTGAGTAGACCAAGTGATAACGGTCATACACCTTTTGGAGATATCTTTTTAAGCGAAAGCCCAGATTTAGTTCACTGGGGAAAACATCGTTTTGTAATGGGTACCACTGGTGGTTGGCAGAGTACCAAAATAGGCCCAGGACCTGCCCCGATAGAGACTAATGAAGGATGGTTAATGATATATCATGGTGTGTTAACATCTTGTAATGGATATGTTTATAGTATGGGGGCAGCTTTGTTAGATATTGATGAACCATGGAAGGTTAAGTATAGAACAAAGCCATATTTCTTATCACCACAAACAGAATATGAGTGTGTTGGAGATGTACCTAATGTAGCCTTCCCTTGTGCTGCTTTAAGTGATGCTGATACAGGCCGAATAGTTATCTATTATGGTGGTGCTGACACAGTTGTAGCGATAGCTTTTACCACCGTTGATGAATTAGTTAATTACACAAAAGAGAACTCTTTATAA
- a CDS encoding LacI family DNA-binding transcriptional regulator, with amino-acid sequence MAVTIDDVAKKAGVASSTVSRVFNNKGRISEETRQRVLEVAKDLNYQPRKYEKKKQVILNNNIFIIYNKKTQVENNIFYNEVMEGLEQILSENQYNLLFKTISGEKEKDQQIIDFILNSDDKAGIIFLGFLGYEMDNDIIVSIKEKGIPLILIDNILLEQDVDCVVTDNYYGAIKGVNYLIELGHKEIAFIGGPLSHVSLNERYMGYKTALKRAGFEKKDHLVKICDPDFLVEEGYQATLEIFNNDEKNPSAIFAANDDLATGVLKAANETGIIVPGQLSVLGFDDVYFSRHTTPPLSTIKVFKRQMGREAAKRLLELINGISTKPMKDIVTTELVVRGSTGKPPISLD; translated from the coding sequence ATGGCAGTAACAATTGATGATGTAGCAAAAAAGGCCGGTGTAGCTAGCTCAACAGTATCAAGGGTATTTAATAATAAAGGAAGAATATCTGAAGAAACAAGACAAAGAGTACTAGAGGTTGCCAAAGATTTGAATTATCAACCAAGAAAATATGAAAAAAAGAAGCAAGTAATACTAAATAATAATATATTTATTATTTATAACAAAAAAACTCAAGTTGAAAATAATATTTTTTATAATGAAGTAATGGAAGGTTTAGAACAAATTCTTTCAGAAAATCAATATAATTTATTATTTAAAACAATAAGTGGAGAAAAAGAAAAAGATCAACAAATAATAGATTTTATTTTAAACTCCGATGATAAAGCTGGAATAATATTTTTGGGTTTTCTTGGTTATGAAATGGATAATGATATAATAGTAAGTATAAAAGAAAAAGGTATTCCGCTAATACTTATAGATAATATTCTTTTGGAACAAGATGTTGATTGTGTTGTTACTGATAATTATTATGGAGCAATAAAAGGGGTTAACTATTTAATTGAACTCGGTCACAAAGAGATAGCTTTTATTGGTGGCCCTTTAAGTCATGTTTCTTTAAATGAAAGATATATGGGATATAAAACAGCTCTTAAAAGAGCAGGATTTGAAAAAAAAGATCATTTAGTTAAGATATGTGATCCTGATTTTTTAGTTGAAGAAGGATATCAAGCTACTTTGGAAATATTTAATAATGATGAAAAAAATCCAAGTGCTATATTTGCAGCTAATGATGATTTGGCTACAGGTGTTTTAAAAGCTGCCAACGAAACCGGTATAATTGTACCCGGGCAATTATCAGTTTTAGGTTTTGATGATGTATATTTTTCAAGACATACAACACCACCTTTGTCAACTATTAAGGTTTTTAAACGACAAATGGGTAGAGAAGCTGCTAAAAGATTATTAGAATTAATTAATGGCATTTCTACTAAACCAATGAAAGATATAGTTACAACAGAATTAGTTGTAAGGGGTTCTACAGGAAAACCCCCTATTAGTTTAGATTAA